In the Podospora pseudocomata strain CBS 415.72m chromosome 5, whole genome shotgun sequence genome, one interval contains:
- a CDS encoding putative secondary metabolism biosynthetic enzyme (EggNog:ENOG503NXT7; antiSMASH:Cluster_9; COG:C; SMCOG1028:crotonyl-CoA reductase / alcohol dehydrogenase) produces the protein MPSLNAELSLPRTQTAIIAQGPGKLAIQHDVAVPTLAPDMAIGLFTLVASSPIPTMLDYSPAQGAIHGYDFAGTIVALGKDAPAHLSVGDRVAGMVFGGNSNVKTIGGFSQYVGAMADLLLRLPDDMSFEEGASLGTGVATATLSLFDRLRVPATLDDLRRGEPKQGEFVLVAGGSTASGTRAIQLLKNAGLRPIASCSPSNFALVERFGAEKVFDYHSPTCAQEIREYTRNELEYALDCVSQADTTKLCFESIGRAGGRYVSLEPFRDTVAQTRALTIEPSWVMVLSIFGIKVGLEGEYGREATPEDRRFGAQAFAAVQSLLDGGKIQAHPIKVMPGGWEGVMKGVDIIRSQSLSGQKMVYSVV, from the exons ATGCCCTCGTTGAACGCAGAGCTCTCCCTGCCAAGGACACAGACAGCGATTATTGCTCAGGGACCTGGGAAACTCGCCATTCAGCACGATGTCGCAGTGCCGACGCTCGCACCCGACATGGCAATCGGTTTGTTTACCCTCgtcgcctcctctcccataCCCACC ATGCTCGATTACAGCCCAGCTCAGGGAGCTATTCATGGTTATGACTTTGCAGGCACCATTGTTGCCCTCGGGAAAGACGCTCCTGCGCATCTCTCAGTCGGGGATAGGGTCGCCGGCATGGTTTTTGGCGGCAATTCAAACGTCAAAACCATTGGGGGGTTCTCTCAATACGTGGGAGCAATGGCGGATCTTCTACTCAGACTTCCCGACGACATGAGCTTCGAGGAGGGTGCTAGCTTGGGAACCGGTGTTGCCACCGCAACGCTATCGTTGTTTGACAGACTTCGTGTACCTGCCACTCTGGACGACCTCCGCAGAGGTGAGCCAAAGCAAGGAGAAtttgttcttgttgctggAGGCAGCACGGCGTCTGGAACCAGAGCCATTCAACTTCTGAAGAA TGCGGGCCTCAGACCAATCGCATCATGCTCCCCTTCCAACTTTGCCCTTGTTGAGCGGTTCGGTGCCGAAAAGGTCTTTGACTACCACTCCCCAACATGTGCTCAAGAGATCCGCGAGTACACCCGCAACGAGCTCGAGTATGCTCTCGACTGCGTCTCACAGGCCGACACTACCAAGCTTTGCTTCGAATCAATCGGGCGTGCTGGCGGTCGCTATGTTTCTCTTGAACCGTTCAGAGATACTGTAGCGCAGACGCGGGCTCTGACGATTGAGCCGTCGTGGGTGATGGTTCTCAGCATCTTCGGAATCaaggtgggtttggagggtgaATACGGACGAGAGGCAACTCCGGAGGATAGAAGGTTTGGCGCTCAGGCATTCGCTGCTGTGCAAAGCTTACTGGACGGGGGTAAGATTCAAGCTCATCCAATCAAGGTGATGCCcggtgggtgggagggggtcaTGAAGGGAGTTGATATCATCCGGAGTCAATCGTTGTCAGGTCAGAAAATGGTGTATTCTGTGGTGTGA